In Candidatus Woesearchaeota archaeon, the following are encoded in one genomic region:
- a CDS encoding polyprenyl synthetase family protein, which translates to MKFMQEIIGHYAQILREETDMFLKNMQREALTAGTFTQEVYELLKDYVSRGKFLRGSLLLFAQECYAPKYDVQAVQAAIALELIHAALLIQDDIMDRSVLRRGCLALHKSFESRGEVEQFQEVKKTGESLALCAADALIFVALRLIKHGELMDLFSKELHRTALGQMADIMGSASRKTFSKDKILKIYQYKTARYTFSLPLAAGVILAGRNPAQLEKIGEEMGLLYNLRDDYLDFTSTSGKDQGSDFKENKQTMYRLLLCEKTSEEPKDFEHYKELLEKHGVFKEVDQLMLTYHENILKQIAQLDILKKEELALLATNLLTRKK; encoded by the coding sequence ATGAAGTTCATGCAAGAAATCATTGGTCACTACGCACAAATCCTCAGAGAAGAAACAGACATGTTCTTAAAAAACATGCAACGCGAAGCTCTTACAGCAGGCACGTTCACACAAGAGGTTTACGAACTTCTCAAAGACTATGTTAGTCGCGGGAAATTTCTTAGAGGTTCTCTTCTTCTCTTCGCCCAAGAGTGCTACGCTCCAAAATATGATGTTCAAGCAGTTCAGGCAGCAATTGCTCTTGAACTTATTCACGCAGCACTGCTCATCCAAGACGATATCATGGACAGGAGTGTTTTACGACGAGGTTGTCTTGCACTACATAAAAGCTTTGAGAGTAGGGGGGAGGTCGAACAATTCCAAGAGGTGAAAAAGACAGGGGAATCACTTGCTTTGTGCGCAGCAGATGCCCTTATTTTTGTAGCTCTACGCCTCATCAAACACGGCGAGCTTATGGACTTGTTTTCAAAAGAGTTGCACAGAACTGCACTTGGACAAATGGCAGATATTATGGGATCTGCAAGCAGAAAAACATTTTCCAAGGATAAAATTCTCAAAATTTACCAATACAAAACTGCACGTTACACCTTTTCACTCCCTCTTGCAGCAGGGGTAATTCTTGCAGGGAGAAATCCTGCGCAGCTTGAAAAGATCGGTGAAGAGATGGGACTGTTGTACAACTTGCGTGATGACTATCTTGATTTCACTTCAACAAGTGGCAAAGACCAAGGCTCAGATTTCAAAGAAAACAAGCAAACAATGTACCGCTTGTTACTCTGTGAAAAAACAAGTGAGGAACCAAAGGATTTTGAGCACTACAAAGAACTTCTTGAAAAACACGGCGTTTTCAAGGAAGTAGATCAATTAATGCTCACGTATCATGAAAACATTCTCAAACAAATCGCCCAATTAGATATACTAAAAAAGGAAGAACTTGCACTCTTAGCAACCAATCTTCTCACACGAAAGAAGTAG